The following proteins are encoded in a genomic region of Entelurus aequoreus isolate RoL-2023_Sb linkage group LG01, RoL_Eaeq_v1.1, whole genome shotgun sequence:
- the LOC133655258 gene encoding EEF1A lysine methyltransferase 3-like isoform X1, which translates to MNYFGDAFPADTCLFADTFPEDTVYKLMGQELTITQHFGANLGVAAPVWEAALHLCHYFEEHRMEWCGKRVIELGAGTGVVGIVAARLGADVTLTDLPATVPQLQDNIWANMPSSGWPSSPPAALPLRWGQDHRKFPSDWDLVLGADIVYLPETYPLLMDTLVHLCKNKAQLYLSSKMRKEHETPRFFEELLPERFDVQLVHRDHNHNINIYRAALNKEF; encoded by the exons ATGAATTATTTTGGCGACGCCTTTCCAGCGGACACTTGCTTGTTCGCCGACACATTTCCTGAAGACACAGTTTACAAGTTAATGGGCCAGGAGCTGACAATCACGCAGCATTTTGGTGCCAACCTCGGCGTGGCGGCGCCAGTGTGGGAAGCA GCGCTACATCTGTGTCACTACTTCGAGGAGCATCGTATGGAGTGGTGTGGGAAACGTGTCATCGAGCTGGGAGCGGGGACTGGTGTGGTTGGAATTGTGGCTGCTCGCCTAG GTGCAGACGTGACCCTCACAGACCTGCCAGCGACTGTGCCACAGCTGCAAGACAACATCTGGGCCAACATGCCGTCCAGCGGGTGGCCTTCCTCCCCGCCCGCCGCCCTCCCCCTGCGCTGGGGCCAGGACCACAGGAAGTTCCCCTCGGACTGGGACTTGGTGCTGGGCGCAGACATCGTGTACCTTCCCGAGACGTACCCGCTGCTGATGGACACCTTGGTGCACCTGTGCAAGAACAAGGCACAGCTTTATCTGTCTTCCAAGATGCGAAAGGAGCACGAGACGCCACGCTTCTTTGAGGAACTTCTCCCAGAGAGGTTCGACGTGCAGCTCGTGCACCGCGACCACAACCACAACATCAACATTTACAGAGCAGCTCTGAACAAGGAGTTCTAG